CCGGTCGCGGCGGTGAGCGCGGCGGCGGGCCTTGAGGAGGGGTTCGCCGCGTGGCACCGGTGGGCCTACCTGCTGTTCTTCCTGTACGGCTTCGTGCTGGCCTCGGACGAGCGGTTCCGCGTGGCGATGCGCCGTGACGCGCCGGTGGCCGGGGTGCTCGCTCTGGTGATCTTCCCGGTCGGGATGGTCATGTTCCTCACCGCCGCCGGCGTGCCAGGCGCTGACCCGTTCACCGACCTCGACCCGCTCGCGGCAGGCGCACGCGCGCTGTACGGCGCCACCGGGTGGTTCCTGGTGACCGCCGTCATCGGCCTGCTCGACCGACGTGCCGTGGCGGCCCGCGGCGACGTCCCCGCCAGGCCCGCCGGCGGGAAGGTCTACGCCTATCTGGCGGTCGCCGCGCTGCCGCTGTACGTCCTGCACCAGCCCATCGTGGTCGCGGTCGCCTACGGCGTGGTGCGGTGGAGCGCGCCGATGGCGGTCAAGTACGCGGTGATCGTCGTCGTCTCGCTGGCCTTGACGGTCGCGGCGTACGACCTGCTGGTCCGCCGCACGCGGGTCACCCGTGTGCTGTTCGGGATGCCAGGCGACCGGCCGGGGTCGTGAGGTCCCGGCCGGCCGCAAGGGTTACGGCGTGACCTTAAAGGTCGCGTCCTGGCGGTCCGTGGCGCTGGAGGACGAGCTGAGCGGGTCGATGCGCAGCAGGTAGTCGTAGTGCCGCAGGTAGCGCGTGGGGAAGTTGTACGACCTGAAGGACGACCACGACGAGTCGGCGAGGCCGGGGACCCGGTAGAACGTCGCGTCGGCGCGGAAGACCGTGGTGTTCTCGCTCGGGTCGAGGCGCATGGCGTAGTCCCAGTGGCGCAGGTAGTAACCCGGGTAGTTCACCGACTCGAAGGACACGCCGGCGGAGTCGGCGAGGCCGGGGACCATGCGCCACATCTGGTCCTGGTACGGGTCGAACGGATAGGGGTCGACGCGGCCGACTCGGTTGTAGTGGCGCACGAAGTAGTCCGGGTAGTTGGAGCACTTCAGCCGCACCCAGTTCGGGGTGCCCCAGCGGGAGACCATGGCGTTGTACTCGGCGTCGCTGATCCCGATGATCGAGCCGTGCTTGGAGTTCAGCGGCGGGGTGTAGTCGCGCTGGTTCATCACGGTCCAGGAATTGCCGCCGATGTTGTTCGACGACCAGCAGTAGTAGTCGTTGTTGACGGGGCTGAAGGAGTCACCCCACAGCCGCCAGGCGCCTTCGTTGGTCTTCACCAGCATCGGGGCCTCGATGGAACTGCCCTGGAGCAGGCCGCTGGTGTAGGTGGTGAAGGTGTTCGGGTTGCCGGTGGAGGAGCGCGAACCGTACAGGCGGCCGTCGTTGAGGTTCTTGTAGTACAGGTAGGTCGTGCCGCCGTCCACGACGATGTCGCCGTCGAGCACGCCGTGACCGGGGCTGAAGAAGGTCTGCGCCGCGCTGACGTTCTGGAAGTCGTTGGTCCAGTTGACCCGCAGGATCTCCGCGGCGGAGTACACGATGCCGTACTGGCCGCGTGCGGCGTTCCAGAACACCGTGGGGGCCCAGGTGTGGTCGTTGGTGGTCTGCATGCGCAGGCGGCGGTAGCCGGTGAAGTTCGTCAGGTTCACCGAGTCCCACACATGCAGGTACTGGCTGACGGCGTCCCAGTTGGTGCCCTTGAGGTCGGTGGCGATGACCAGGAACGTGCCGTCGGCCTTGCGGAACAGGAACGGGTCGCGCAGCCCCTGCTGTCCGGCGGTGGGGACCACCACGGGGTTGTTCTGGTTGAGCGGTGTCCAGTTGAGCCCGTCGCGGCTGACCGCCAGGTGCAGGCCGTAGTCGGAACCCACTCTGTTCGGTGACTCGGTGAAGTACGCGAACGCGTAGGCGGTGTTGGCGGCCCACGCCGTCCTGGTGGTCGCCACACCCGCTGCGGCGAGCGCGGCGGTGGAGACGGCGGCACGCGCGAACGCGCGTCTGCTCAAGGTCATGGGGGAATGGCCTTTCCTCCGCAACAAATGATCATGAGCCGCCTGTGATCGCTAACATAGGGTCTTCGATACCTGGTCGCAAGGTCCGTACGTTTCATCGGGGAAAGCCGCCGGAACCGCGGCGGACGGTGGCGGAAAAATGAACGTTTCACCTGCGAAAACCAGAGGAGTGCGGCTTTCCTGCCGGGGGTGGGGGTCGCGGCGCGGCGTGAATGTTTCGTCTTGACTACGACTCTGTTATCGCTCACAGTCGTCATCGAGCCGCCTGGAACCCTCTCGTCCCCCCTCTGGAGAGTCATGATCACTATTCGCATGCCCAGGCGGCGAAGTCTATGGTCGCGGGTCGCCGCGGCCGTAATCGCGATCGTCGTCGGCGGCACGGCCGCGGCGGTGAACTCCTCGACCGCCTCCGCGGCGACCGTGGACACCAACGCCTGGTACGTCCTGATCAACCGCAACAGCGGCAAGGCGCTGGACGTGTACAACCTGTCCACCGCCGACGGCGCGCGCATCACCCAGTGGAGCCGTAACGACGGCAACCAGCAGCAGTGGCAGTTCGTCGACTCCGGCGGCGGCTACTACCGGCTGAAGTCGCGGCTGTCGGGGAAGGTGCTGGACGTCAACGGCGCTTCGACGGCCAACGGCGCCGCGATCATCCAGTGGAGCGACCACAACGGCACCAACCAGCAGTTCCGGCTGGCGGACTCCTCCGGCGGGTACGTGCGGCTGATCAACCGCAACAGCAACCGGGTCATGGAGGTCCAGAACGCCTCCACCGCGGACGGCGGCAACATCGTGCAGTACGACGACCACGGCGGCAACAACCAGCAGTGGCAGCTCGTCCAGATCGGCGGCACCAACCCCACGCCGACCCCCACCCCCACGGCGACCCCGACCCCGACTCCGTCCGGGCCCGGTGGCACGTACAACAACCCGGTGGTGTGGCAGGACTTCCCGGATGTGGACATCATCCGTGTCGGTGACGCGTACTACATGTCGTCGTCGACGTTCCACTATTCGCCTGGTGCGCCGATTCTTCGATCGTATGACTTGGTGAACTGGGAGTTCGCGGGTCACTCGGTGCCGACGCTTGATTTCGGCAACAAGTACAGCATGGTCGGTGACCGCGCCTATGTGGACGGGATCTGGGCCTCGGCGTTCGGCCATCGTCCGAGCAACAACCAGTTCTACTGGCTCGGATGCATCGACTTCGCCAGGACGTATGTGTACTCGTCCTCGACGGTGGAGGGTCCCTGGCAGCGGCGTTCCACGATCAACAAGTGTTACTACGACGCTGGTCTGCTGGTGGACGACAACGACACGATGTATGTGGCGTACGGGAACACGCAGATCAGTGTGGCGCAGTTGTCGGCGGACGGTACCAGTGAGGTGCGGTCGCAGCAGGTGTTCAGTACTCCTTCCAGTGTCGGGACGTTGGAGGGTGCGCGGTTCTACAAGCGCAATGGTGCCTATTACATCTGGCTGACGCGTCCGGCCAATGGTCAGTACGTGTTGAAGTCGACCAATGGTCCGTTCGGTCCGTATGAGATGCGTCAGGTGCTGCTGAACATGCCGAGTCCGATCTCTGGTGGCGGTGTGCCGCATCAGGGTGGGCTGGTGCAGACGCAGAACGGTCAGTGGTACTACATGGCGTTCGTGGACGCCTATCCGGGTGGCCGGGTGCCGGCGATGGCGCCGATCACCTGGACCTCCGACGGCTGGCCGACCGTCACCACCGTCAACGGCGGCTGGGGAGCGACCTACCCCCGTCCCAACCTGCCGATCCGTCCGGTGAAGCCGCTGACGGGTACCGACACCTTCTCCGGCACGTCGCTCGGGCCGCAGTGGGAGTGGAACCACAACCCCGACACCACCAAGTTCTCGGTGAACAACGGCCTGACGCTGCAGACCGCGACGGTGACCAACGATTTGTACACCGCGCGCAACACGTTGACGCATCGCACGCAGGGTCCGACGTCCACAGCGACGATCGAGCTGGATTACTCGACGATGCGTGACGGTGACCGGACGGGGTTGGCGATCTTGCGGGATTCGTCGGCGTGGATCGGGGTGCGGCGGGACAACGGTGCGACGAGGCTGGTGATGACCAACGGGCTGGCGATGAACAGTAGTTGGAACACCTCCAGTACCGGTACCGAGGTCGCGTCGACGGCGGTGTCGGGTGGCCGGATCTGGTTGCGGGCCAATGCCGACATCCGGCCGGGTACGGGCCGGCAGGCGCGGTTCTCTTACAGCACCGACGGGGTGAACTTCACCTCGTTCGGCCAGGCGATGACGCTCGGCAATGCCTGGAACTTCTTCCCCGGACACCGGTTCGGCATCTTCAACTACGCCACCCAGGCCCTCGGCGGCTCGGTCACGGTACGCCAGTTCTCCCTGACGACACCGTGACCCCCTGATCTGACGACCGGCGGTTGTGTACGCCGAGACCGGCCGCCGGTCGTCACACCACCACCGAGGTGCTCAGCCCGTCGAGCGCGAGCCTGAGCACCGGTGCGACAGTTCCGCCGAAGCCGGCCCGCGCCTCCAGCGGGCCGGCTTTCGCGAGCGATCCGCCGCCGGTGGAGCGGTAGTTCAGGAAACCCACGACACGCAGATCGCTCAGCACCAGCCACGCGTAGGCGAGGTCGGGGTGCTCAGGCGGGTTGGCCAGCACGAGGCCGCTGCCGTTGAGCGGCTCGTACGGGCCGGTCGGTGACGGCGCCGCGAAGCCGTACAGGCCGGTGGGAGCGGCGTCAGGGGGATGGAAACCGAGGCGTTGCGTCACGAAGAACAAGTAGTACGTCGAGTCGTGCACCACGATGTGCGGCCGTTCGATCTCATGGTTGACGCCGTCTGCCACCAGCAGCGGCTCGCCGAGCGACCAGCCGTCGCCGTCGGCGTCCGCGATGGCGACGGCCCCCATGAAGCCGTCCTGCCACGCCACCGACGCCGCGACGAGCAGGTGCTCACGTCCGGTCGCGGGGTCGCGGAACCAGCCGGGGTCGCGGAAGGCCCGGATGCGGCCCGGTGCCCCGTCGACCTCGTCGGCCGGCAGATACGTCACGCCGTCGGAGGCGAGGATCTCGCGGTGCTCGGCGTCCCACGCCAGTGCCACGCGGCCGTCACCGGTGAGCAGGCGGGGCCTGGCCTCGGCGACCCGCTGCGAGAACGTCGGCCGTGGCTCGCCACGCCGGCCCGCCGCCGTGTAGAAGACCGAGACCGTGCCGTCGGGCCGCCGCACCGCCGAACCCGACCACTCGCGGCTGCCGAGGGACGCGCCGTCGGGGAACACGTTCCCGAGGTCGGTCCAGCCACCGGCGTCCCGGCCGAGCAGGCGCAGGCGGGCCACGTCGTGGCGCTCCTCGGGGTGGCCGGCCGCCGGGGCCGCGAGCGTCATCCACAGCTCCTGGCCGAGCACGGTGGACGGCGAGCCGTCCTCGTCCTGGATCGGCCACATGTCCCAGATGTCGTCGTGCGGCAGCACACGCGGCGCCGGCCAGGCAGGCGGGGCCGGTGCGGTCGTCGCGGCGCTCGGGGTGAGCATGCCGAGGTGCCGCCGCGTCCACCGCGCCGGTCGTACGTCGTTCACACGTTCTCCTCTGGGACGCGCAGCGCGTCCCGTGCCAGCCCGGCCGCGCCGACGACGCCTGAACGGTCGCCGAGGGCCGGAGGG
The window above is part of the Sphaerisporangium rubeum genome. Proteins encoded here:
- a CDS encoding acyltransferase family protein; the protein is MVVTQPEQTRRRPELDAIRTLVVLGLVFFHAGLVFDTRDDFYVKNAETTDLTTSVAAIAAVWAMPALFLIAGLGSWHSLRRSGPGGFAVKRLLRLGVPLVVATLTIVPIPQWLRLRADPAYHESYLAFLPRFFDVRLDLADFPFVLAGEHFETGHLWFLVLLLAFSLMLAPVVRLFPGEAAARAGAVLAGLAERRGAALLPAVPVAAVSAAAGLEEGFAAWHRWAYLLFFLYGFVLASDERFRVAMRRDAPVAGVLALVIFPVGMVMFLTAAGVPGADPFTDLDPLAAGARALYGATGWFLVTAVIGLLDRRAVAARGDVPARPAGGKVYAYLAVAALPLYVLHQPIVVAVAYGVVRWSAPMAVKYAVIVVVSLALTVAAYDLLVRRTRVTRVLFGMPGDRPGS
- a CDS encoding glycoside hydrolase family 43 protein encodes the protein MTLSRRAFARAAVSTAALAAAGVATTRTAWAANTAYAFAYFTESPNRVGSDYGLHLAVSRDGLNWTPLNQNNPVVVPTAGQQGLRDPFLFRKADGTFLVIATDLKGTNWDAVSQYLHVWDSVNLTNFTGYRRLRMQTTNDHTWAPTVFWNAARGQYGIVYSAAEILRVNWTNDFQNVSAAQTFFSPGHGVLDGDIVVDGGTTYLYYKNLNDGRLYGSRSSTGNPNTFTTYTSGLLQGSSIEAPMLVKTNEGAWRLWGDSFSPVNNDYYCWSSNNIGGNSWTVMNQRDYTPPLNSKHGSIIGISDAEYNAMVSRWGTPNWVRLKCSNYPDYFVRHYNRVGRVDPYPFDPYQDQMWRMVPGLADSAGVSFESVNYPGYYLRHWDYAMRLDPSENTTVFRADATFYRVPGLADSSWSSFRSYNFPTRYLRHYDYLLRIDPLSSSSSATDRQDATFKVTP
- a CDS encoding family 43 glycosylhydrolase, whose translation is MPRRRSLWSRVAAAVIAIVVGGTAAAVNSSTASAATVDTNAWYVLINRNSGKALDVYNLSTADGARITQWSRNDGNQQQWQFVDSGGGYYRLKSRLSGKVLDVNGASTANGAAIIQWSDHNGTNQQFRLADSSGGYVRLINRNSNRVMEVQNASTADGGNIVQYDDHGGNNQQWQLVQIGGTNPTPTPTPTATPTPTPSGPGGTYNNPVVWQDFPDVDIIRVGDAYYMSSSTFHYSPGAPILRSYDLVNWEFAGHSVPTLDFGNKYSMVGDRAYVDGIWASAFGHRPSNNQFYWLGCIDFARTYVYSSSTVEGPWQRRSTINKCYYDAGLLVDDNDTMYVAYGNTQISVAQLSADGTSEVRSQQVFSTPSSVGTLEGARFYKRNGAYYIWLTRPANGQYVLKSTNGPFGPYEMRQVLLNMPSPISGGGVPHQGGLVQTQNGQWYYMAFVDAYPGGRVPAMAPITWTSDGWPTVTTVNGGWGATYPRPNLPIRPVKPLTGTDTFSGTSLGPQWEWNHNPDTTKFSVNNGLTLQTATVTNDLYTARNTLTHRTQGPTSTATIELDYSTMRDGDRTGLAILRDSSAWIGVRRDNGATRLVMTNGLAMNSSWNTSSTGTEVASTAVSGGRIWLRANADIRPGTGRQARFSYSTDGVNFTSFGQAMTLGNAWNFFPGHRFGIFNYATQALGGSVTVRQFSLTTP
- a CDS encoding glycoside hydrolase family 68 protein; protein product: MNDVRPARWTRRHLGMLTPSAATTAPAPPAWPAPRVLPHDDIWDMWPIQDEDGSPSTVLGQELWMTLAAPAAGHPEERHDVARLRLLGRDAGGWTDLGNVFPDGASLGSREWSGSAVRRPDGTVSVFYTAAGRRGEPRPTFSQRVAEARPRLLTGDGRVALAWDAEHREILASDGVTYLPADEVDGAPGRIRAFRDPGWFRDPATGREHLLVAASVAWQDGFMGAVAIADADGDGWSLGEPLLVADGVNHEIERPHIVVHDSTYYLFFVTQRLGFHPPDAAPTGLYGFAAPSPTGPYEPLNGSGLVLANPPEHPDLAYAWLVLSDLRVVGFLNYRSTGGGSLAKAGPLEARAGFGGTVAPVLRLALDGLSTSVVV